CTTGGAGGATGGTCCCCCCATATTCAGACAGGATGTCACGTGTCCCGCCCTACTCATCGAACTCACAACGTATGCATTTTTGTGTACGGGACTATCACCCTGTACCGTGCGACTTTCCAGACGCTTCCACTAACACATATGCTGATTCAGGTTCTGGGCTCCTCCCCGTTCGCTCGCCGCTACTGGGGGAATCTCGGTTGATTTCTTTTCCTCGGGGTACTTAGATGTTTCAGTTCCCCCGGTTCGCCTTGCATGGCTATGTATTCACCATGCAATAGTGCAACGAATTGCACTGGGTTTCCCCATTCGGGTATCGTCGGTTATAACGGTTCATATCACCTTACCGACGCTTTTCGCAGATTAGCACGCCCTTCATCGCCTCTGACTGCCTAGGCATCCACCGTGTACGCTTAGTCGCTTAACCTCACAACCCAAAGATGTTTCTTCTTTATTGGTGTGGCTACGAACACACTCTGCGTCGTTGTGCAGTGCGCGCAATCCTCATGAACGTAGCGTTCACTCCGGTTGCTGTGCGCTGTACGCCTTGCTGAGTATCTTCTCGCTCACACTGCAACAATGACAAACACATTGGCATTGCAATTATTTGAGAGACTCTAATACAGGTTAATCCTTATCTCAGTACTTCTACGGAGAGATAAGTTTCAGCTGTATTGTTTCAATTTTCAGCTTGTTCCAGATTGTTAAAGAGCAATATTTCACAACACACTGTGTCTTGCGACCGCAGTACGTTTTGAAATAGTTTTTTATATGGTGGAGCTAAGCGGGATCGAACCGCTGACCTCCTGCGTGCAAGGCAGGCGCTCTCCCAGCTGAGCTATAGCCCCATATAAAAAGCAAAATACCTTATCGGCATAACTCATTCTCAGACCAGGCGTAGTCACGCAGTATGAGGATGAGTTGGTGGGTCTGAGTGGACTTGAACCACCGACCTCACCCTTATCAGGGGTGCGCTCTAACCACCTGAGCTACAGACCCAACAAGGTACTAAAGCCCGACTAATCTCTCAGCCCGGCCTTATTTGCTCGTTACTTTCTATCAGACAATCTGTGTGGACACTACGCAATGCGTATCTGAGGTAAGGAGGTGATCCAACCGCAGGTTCCCCTACGGTTACCTTGTTACGACTTCACCCCAGTCATGAATCACAAAGTGGTAAGCGCCCTCCCGAAGGTTAAGCTACCTACTTCTTTTGCAACCCACTCCCATGGTGTGACGGGCGGTGTGTACAAGGCCCGGGAACGTATTCACCGTAGCATTCTGATCTACGATTACTAGCGATTCCGACTTCATGGAGTCGAGTTGCAGACTCCAATCCGGACTACGACAGACTTTATGTGGTCCGCTTGCTCTCGCGAGTTCGCTTCACTTTGTATCTGCCATTGTAGCACGTGTGTAGCCCTACTCGTAAGGGCCATGATGACTTGACGTCATCCCCACCTTCCTCCGGTTTATCACCGGCAGTCTCCTTTGAGTTCCCACCATTACGTGCTGGCAACAAAGGATAAGGGTTGCGCTCGTTGCGGGACTTAACCCAACATTTCACAACACGAGCTGACGACAGCCATGCAGCACCTGTCTCACGGTTCCCGAAGGCACTAAAGCATCTCTGCTAAATTCCGTGGATGTCAAGAGTAGGTAAGGTTCTTCGCGTTGCATCGAATTAAACCACATGCTCCACCGCTTGTGCGGGCCCCCGTCAATTCATTTGAGTTTTAACCTTGCGGCCGTACTCCCCAGGCGGTCGACTTAACGCGTTAGCTCCGGAAGCCACGCCTCAAGGGCACAACCTCCAAGTCGACATCGTTTACAGCGTGGACTACCAGGGTATCTAATCCTGTTTGCTCCCCACGCTTTCGCACCTGAGCGTCAGTCTTTGTCCAGGGGGCCGCCTTCGCCACCGGTATTCCTCCAGATCTCTACGCATTTCACCGCTACACCTGGAATTCTACCCCCCTCTACAAGACTCTAGCTTGCCAGTTTCAAATGCAGTTCCCACGTTAAGCGCGGGGATTTCACATCTGACTTAACAAACCGCCTGCGTGCGCTTTACGCCCAGTAATTCCGATTAACGCTTGCACCCTCCGTATTACCGCGGCTGCTGGCACGGAGTTAGCCGGTGCTTCTTCTGCGAGTAACGTCAATCCAACAACGTATTAAGTTATTGGCCTTCCTCCTCGCTGAAAGTGCTTTACAACCCGAAGGCCTTCTTCACACACGCGGCATGGCTGCATCAGGCTTGCGCCCATTGTGCAATATTCCCCACTGCTGCCTCCCGTAGGAGTCTGGACCGTGTCTCAGTTCCAGTGTGGCTGGTCATCCTCTCAGACCAGCTAGGGATCGTCGCCTAGGTGAGCCATTACCCCACCTACTAGCTAATCCCATCTGGGCACATCCGATGGCGTGAGGCCCTAAGGTCCCCCACTTTGGTCCGAAGACGTTATGCGGTATTAGCTACCGTTTCCAGTAGTTATCCCCCTCCATCAGGCAGTTTCCCAGACATTACTCACCCGTCCGCCGCTCGCCGGCAAAGTAGTAAACTACTTCCCGCTGCCGCTCGACTTGCATGTGTTAGGCCTGCCGCCAGCGTTCAATCTGAGCCATGATCAAACTCTTCAATTTAAGATTTGTTTGATTTGCTATGAGTTAACATAGCGATGCTCAAAGATTACTTTCTGCAAATATGCATTCGAACCGAAGTTCAAATGTGTACTGCTTTGGTCACTCTTCAAGACTTTGATATTGCTTCTGCCTGCCGAAACAGGCTTCGATATCGTCTTGCGAGTGCCCACACAGATTGTCTGATAAATTGTTAAAGAGCAGTGCGTTAGCAACACTTGGTTGGTAACGCGAGGTGCGCATGTTACGCTTTCCTCATTCAGAGTCAACATTTAATTTCGTTGAATTTCTCTGTTCTCTTTGCCGGTCACTTAACTACTTGATTCGTTGTGTGCCGTCTCGATGGATGCGCATTATAGGGAGTCGATTTTTTTGCACAACTCTTTTTTCGTGTTTTTTGCCTGTTTGAATACTTTTCAATCCTTACGTGCAGATCTTGGTCGATCTGCTGTATTTTCACGGCGATCCCCGTGCTCAATTGGTTGTAATTCCATCAGCAAAGGCTAGTATTGCCGGTAAAGTAATTTCTTACAAAGAGGCTATTATTATGTCCGATGCTATTCGCCCCTATCTTCATTACTTACCTACGCTAGGTGCACGCGTCATGATCGATAGATCCAGTGTGATCATTGGTAATGTTGTTTTGGGTGATGATGTCAGTGTCTGGCCGTTAGTCGCCATTCGGGGTGATGTCAATCAGGTGAGTATTGGTGCACGTTCTAATATTCAAGATGGTAGCGTGTTACATGTTACTCATCACTCAGAGCATAATCCCGAGGGAAACCCGCTGATTATTGGCGAAGATGTGACTGTCGGGCATAAAGCTATGCTTCACGGTTGCACTATTGGCAATCGGGTATTAGTGGGGATGGGTTCTATTGTGCTAGATGGTGCGGTCATAGAAGATGATGTAATGATTGGAGCAGGTAGTTTAGTTTCCCCTGGCAAGCGATTGGCTAGTGGCCACCTTTATATGGGTAGCCCAGCCAGGCAAGTTCGCCCTTTAACACCTGCTGAATTAGAAGGCCTGCTTTATTCTGCCGGTAACTATGTGCGCTGGAAAGATGACTATTTGGCAGAGACCAAATAGAAGCTAATTTCTGATGCAGGGAATAAGCCATATCTCTCCCTGCATTGTTCCATATTTTTCTATTTAGCTAGCTCATCGCGCAACTGATTTAATACAGGGGTAATTTCAGGCATGACACCATGCCACAACTGAAAAGCATGCGCTGCCTGCCCCACCAGCATACCCAAACCATCGGCATAGCTTGTCACCCCCAAACGCGTGCTCCACGCTAGAAATGGCGTACTATCCGCTTGATAGAACATATCGTAACAGCGAGTTTGTGGGCTAATAATATCCATAGGTAAGTTTGGTACTTCGCCATGGATACCCGAAGCTGTCGCATTGATGATTAAATCAAAGGGCTGCCCACTCAGATCTTGCATCTCGACAGCATCTATATCCCCTAAATGGTGGAATACTTCTGCAAGTTGCTGCGCGCGGGCATAAGTCCGGTTAGTGATAACGACTTTGCAGCCATATGAAAGTAAAGGAAGGATCACACCTCGAGCCGCCCCACCAGCACCTACCAATAAGATATGATCTGTCGTCTGGATCAAATGTTGTCGTTCGAGATCACTGAGTAAGCCAATACCATCAGTGTTGTCACCTAACAAACGTCCGTCTTTTAATTGCTTAATCGTATTCACGGCTCCCGCTAGGGACGCACGATCGGTCAATTCGTCACACTTCGCGTGAGCACGTTCTTTAAACGGTGTCGTTATGTTTGCACCTATCGCCCCACCAGCAAAAAAAGACGTTAATGTCTCTTCAAAGGTTTCATTCGGGGCCAAAACCATACCGTAGCAATGTTCAATACCGGTTTGCTCAGCAAAGAGCGCATGGATCCTTGGCGACTTACTGTGCCCAATAGGGTTACCAAACACTGCGAACTTCTGATCCATGCTATTTCCTATCCTTGACGAAATTGTTTACCGGTTAGTGCATCTCTAATTTCAGATGGATTCAAACGCCCACCAACCAAACCAGCCAGCACTGGCAGAGAAGAGCCAAATTGTATTCTGACTTCTTCTATCGTACGGCAGGGTTCTTGGCCACTTAAATTAGCGCTGGTTGAAACCAAAGGTTTGCCATATTGGGAACAAAGTTGCTGTACGAGTGGATGATCGCTCACTCTCACAGCCAATGAATCAAAACTGCCCGTCAGCCAGCGCGGTGTCTCAGGGTGAGTAGGGATGACCCAAGTTACCGGCCCAGGCCAAACGGAAAAAATAGTCTCTCGCTGTGAATCAGTGAGTGCCGAGTCATCTACATACGGTTTTAGCTGTTCATAATTGGCAGCAATCAGAATCAGCCCCTTCTGCCATGGTCGCTGTTTTAATGCTAATAAAGCATTTACTGCTTTTTCACTATCAGGGTCACAACCTAAACCAAAAACAGCTTCTGTCGGATAGGCAATAACCTCTTCTTGCTGCAAGGCCTGCAACACATCCGACAAAGCGGCTCTATTCTCATTTCTACTCACGTTGTTATTACTCACTGACGACTGCCTTCCCGCATAACTTACTGGCGCAAAAACGTTTTACGCCTTGTGCTGTTCTCTTTTCCATTAACAATGGGTAGTGGCAATAAGCACACTCTCCCGCAATGGGTTGCTGATTAATTGTAAATTGGCAATCGGGATAACGATTGCAGGCATGGAAGACTTTTCCAAACCGAGATTTACGCTGTAGCAATTTTCCTTGCCCACACTGTGGGCAGCCGATCGATGTTTCATCCGGTTTATCAATGACTTCAGTATGATCACATTGCGGATATTGGCTACAACCAATAAACATACCAAAACGCCCTTGCCGTAATACCATATCCGAACCGCATTCAGGGCAGTGCTGCCCTTCCAGAACTTTCACGATATGACCATCGGATTGCGCTTTCAATGGGCGCATGTACTGGCAATCTGGATAATGTGAGCAACCAAGGAATGGGCCATGACCGCCGCTGCGAATGACTAACGCCGATCCGCACTCTGGACACGACCCATTATCCTTGGCAGTAACTGTTTTTGTCATAACACCTTCTATATAAAGTTATTTGCCCGTGATATTACCACTTAGTGCAAATAACCTTCATTGACTTCAAAAAGTAACTCTTCCATCTGCTGATAAGCGCTTTCATAACCCGGAATGTTAAATAGCACCATCAGCACAACCCACTTGAGATCCTCCAGATCAATCTCATTCGAGTCCAATGCCATAATACGGTCGATAACCATCTCACGAGTATCAAGGTGTAATACCTGAATTTGTTCAAGAAACAGGATAAAACCACGGCAAGTAACATCCAGACGTTGGGACTCTTCTGCTGTATAAATACGCAATGCTTGCGGATCAGCAGCATAGAGATAAGGTGCTTTCTGCCCATCTTGTAGGTCAGCCAGAGCCTCTAACCAGTTCAGGGCGTTGTTGATATCCTCACGATAGAAACCTGCT
The sequence above is drawn from the Yersinia enterocolitica subsp. enterocolitica genome and encodes:
- a CDS encoding gamma carbonic anhydrase family protein, whose product is MSDAIRPYLHYLPTLGARVMIDRSSVIIGNVVLGDDVSVWPLVAIRGDVNQVSIGARSNIQDGSVLHVTHHSEHNPEGNPLIIGEDVTVGHKAMLHGCTIGNRVLVGMGSIVLDGAVIEDDVMIGAGSLVSPGKRLASGHLYMGSPARQVRPLTPAELEGLLYSAGNYVRWKDDYLAETK
- the aroE gene encoding shikimate dehydrogenase; its protein translation is MDQKFAVFGNPIGHSKSPRIHALFAEQTGIEHCYGMVLAPNETFEETLTSFFAGGAIGANITTPFKERAHAKCDELTDRASLAGAVNTIKQLKDGRLLGDNTDGIGLLSDLERQHLIQTTDHILLVGAGGAARGVILPLLSYGCKVVITNRTYARAQQLAEVFHHLGDIDAVEMQDLSGQPFDLIINATASGIHGEVPNLPMDIISPQTRCYDMFYQADSTPFLAWSTRLGVTSYADGLGMLVGQAAHAFQLWHGVMPEITPVLNQLRDELAK
- the tsaC gene encoding L-threonylcarbamoyladenylate synthase type 1 TsaC codes for the protein MSRNENRAALSDVLQALQQEEVIAYPTEAVFGLGCDPDSEKAVNALLALKQRPWQKGLILIAANYEQLKPYVDDSALTDSQRETIFSVWPGPVTWVIPTHPETPRWLTGSFDSLAVRVSDHPLVQQLCSQYGKPLVSTSANLSGQEPCRTIEEVRIQFGSSLPVLAGLVGGRLNPSEIRDALTGKQFRQG
- a CDS encoding DNA topoisomerase family protein → MTKTVTAKDNGSCPECGSALVIRSGGHGPFLGCSHYPDCQYMRPLKAQSDGHIVKVLEGQHCPECGSDMVLRQGRFGMFIGCSQYPQCDHTEVIDKPDETSIGCPQCGQGKLLQRKSRFGKVFHACNRYPDCQFTINQQPIAGECAYCHYPLLMEKRTAQGVKRFCASKLCGKAVVSE
- a CDS encoding DUF494 family protein; the encoded protein is MFDVLIYLFETYMHNESEMLVDQDKITDDLAQAGFYREDINNALNWLEALADLQDGQKAPYLYAADPQALRIYTAEESQRLDVTCRGFILFLEQIQVLHLDTREMVIDRIMALDSNEIDLEDLKWVVLMVLFNIPGYESAYQQMEELLFEVNEGYLH